A region from the Drosophila ananassae strain 14024-0371.13 chromosome 2L, ASM1763931v2, whole genome shotgun sequence genome encodes:
- the LOC6499218 gene encoding transmembrane emp24 domain-containing protein bai: MARTLLILCTLMAWAWTGEAVMFKLTPNTQKCLKEDIQANQLVIGEYEVSDVPGQVIDYIARDTKGHILSQQEHITKGKFSFMSEVYDAYEICFISKVPPHQRGIPQEVSLSTKKGVETKSYEGIGEASKLKPLEVDLKRLEDLSDSIVRDFVLMRKREEEMRDTNEKTNSRVLFFSIFSMCCLLGLATWQVLYLRRYFKAKKLIE, from the exons ATGGCGAGGACGTTGCTTATCCTGTGCACACTGATGGCCTGGGCCTGGACCGGCGAGGCTGTCATGTTCAAGCTGACACCGAACACACAGAAGTGTCTTAAGGAGGACATCCAGGCCAACCAACTTGTGATTGGCGAATATGAGGTTTCCGACGTACCCGGCCAAGTCATCGATTATATT GCTCGTGACACCAAGGGGCATATCCTCTCCCAGCAGGAGCACATCACCAAGGGCAAGTTTAGCTTCATGTCCGAGGTCTACGACGCTTACGAGATATGCTTCATTTCTAAAGTTCCTCCAC ACCAACGCGGCATTCCTCAAGAGGTTTCGCTGTCGACCAAGAAGGGCGTCGAAACCAAAAGCTACGAAGGT ATTGGCGAGGCCTCCAAATTGAAGCCCCTGGAAGTTGATCTTAAGCGTTTGGAAGATCTTTCAGACTCGATTGTCAGGGATTTCGTACTCATGCGGAAAAGGGAAGAGGAAATGCGCGACACTAATG AGAAAACAAACAGCCGCGTTCTGTTCTTCAGTATTTTCAGTATGTGCTGCTTGCTTGGCTTGGCAACGTGGCAGGTCCTTTACCTCCGC